Within the Methanothermobacter sp. genome, the region GTGTGAGGCCTTCTTGTTTTTCCCTTGCTAATATGCTTTTTCTCGATACTATGGTTGAAAGTGCTTCCATTCTAATGAATAGTTCATCCGCTTTGGTTCTTTCTGTGAATGAGTAGGTTACAACTGGTAATCTTGTGTTTTGTTGGATGAATCTTCTTATCTCGTTTCTTACAAGGGCTCCTTCAGCGCATCTGAAACAAGTTGCTATGAATACTGCGTCAGCGTCTGTTCTTCCTTCCACGACTGACATTGCCCTTGCTATCATGAGTTTTATACCTGAACTTGCACATTCAAAGCCGAATTTTTCATATGCTTCCTCTATATAGTCCAAGTCAGTTTCTGGGATGACTATCTCGGCTCCAAAGGTCTCAGCCGCCCTCTCTATCTCCTTTTGAACGCCACTGTATTCTGTACCACATGATATTTGGGCTATTTTAACCATTTTAAGCCTCCAATTCATCTAAGAACGTGTTTATCTTATTAACTACTTCTATTGTCTCTTCTCGAGTCCTCGGATATTTTAATTCCAGTATGGGTATCTTTTTTTGTCTTAGGTAGTATACGCATAGTTCATTCGTCCTTGAACATCCCATGCAACCGAAACCAAATGGAGCGTCCTCCATGATTATGGCAGCATCAGCTTTTTCGATTAGGGGACCGAATATTGACATGCGCCCTCTCACACCTGAAGGGACTTCTATAGCTGCATATTTAAGCCCTTTTAGGGGGTCTTCTTGTGTTATGTTGAATGGTGGTGAATCGATCTCAGGATCTGTTACCTTCTTTCTTATCTCTTTTTGCAATATTAGGGGCTCGTGGCCTTTTCTCTCCACGAGATCTGCTAGTATAAGGGAGTTTGGTGGGAATATCGCCACTTTCAATGTTTAATCCTCCTTTCTCGTGTTTGTGGGTGTTGGTCTTCTTGAAATTTCCCTAATGTCAGTGAATATGCCTTTTGTTATGTCCACGATACCTATTGCCCCTATAACTTCCCCTTTATCTTTTAGTGGGACTACAATGACGGGCGTGCCCTTATATGGTCCCGTTTCTGGGATTTCCCTTGCTGTTTTCCCTGTTTTCAAGACCTTTTCAAGTACTGGTCCTGTGTAATTGTAATCTAATATTTTACCCTCTTCTATTCTGAGACCTTTTTTTTCTCTGCTTCTTATTGTGAGGGGTAGGCGCCCTACGAGTTCATGTATGCAAGTTGCGAGTTCTTTGAGTTCTTTCCCGGTTGATGATGGGGTTATCTCCATTTTAAACCCTCTTTATCATATTCTTGGCTATCTTCTTGAAGGTGTTGATGTCTATTCTTTTTTTCTCATGGATGCTTACCTTTTGTGGCCTGGAGAGGGCTTCGCTCACATATCCTAATAGTTTGAATTCTTTTTCGAGTTGGTGGAAGCCTTCTCTTGCACCACCTCTATGTGCCCTGCACCTTCTGGGGTCTCCTGGTGGGAATCCCCTTTCTTTTAAGAATATGTTGTTTGGGTCAAATTCCCTTATCTCTTTGGCAGCTCTTTCTACAAGTTCTTTTTCTCCGTGGATTAGCGCACCATAGCATGTAGATTTTATTGTGAGGGGTAAGCCCATCATATGTATCTTGTGGACGAGCTCGGCCGGGCTTAAATTCGCATTCGGCCCTAGTATTATCATCCTCGTGGATTCATCTTGGCTTTTTTTCTCTAACATAGACTGTGTCTCCTTCTTTGAATTTTTCAACATTTTCTAAGCCCTTTGTTATCTTCCCTATTATGTTTGTGGCGTTGAATGGTTCGCCTGTTGGGCCGAATTCGTCGTTGTCTTCGAGTCTTACTCCTATTAGGCCGACGTGGTGGCGTGACATGTTAGTTATTCCTACTTCTCCTGCTTTGACGCATTTTGTTGGTGTGTTTTCTGGTACTATGCCTTTGGCTTCGCTTTTGTCGCCTTTGAACATTACTACTTTCATGCCTGGGAATGCAAAGTGGACTTCCATTGATCCTATTGGCGAGTCTATGAG harbors:
- a CDS encoding DUF2111 domain-containing protein, producing the protein MEITPSSTGKELKELATCIHELVGRLPLTIRSREKKGLRIEEGKILDYNYTGPVLEKVLKTGKTAREIPETGPYKGTPVIVVPLKDKGEVIGAIGIVDITKGIFTDIREISRRPTPTNTRKED
- a CDS encoding methanogenesis marker 5 protein is translated as MKVAIFPPNSLILADLVERKGHEPLILQKEIRKKVTDPEIDSPPFNITQEDPLKGLKYAAIEVPSGVRGRMSIFGPLIEKADAAIIMEDAPFGFGCMGCSRTNELCVYYLRQKKIPILELKYPRTREETIEVVNKINTFLDELEA
- a CDS encoding methanogenesis marker 6 protein; its protein translation is MLEKKSQDESTRMIILGPNANLSPAELVHKIHMMGLPLTIKSTCYGALIHGEKELVERAAKEIREFDPNNIFLKERGFPPGDPRRCRAHRGGAREGFHQLEKEFKLLGYVSEALSRPQKVSIHEKKRIDINTFKKIAKNMIKRV